The Topomyia yanbarensis strain Yona2022 chromosome 3, ASM3024719v1, whole genome shotgun sequence nucleotide sequence ttcgatatcccatcatggccctaggaggaatgtaaatagaagcaatgcaaagatctttgcctttgattgttgtttgacaagcgacaacttcaatgcctggcgtcgaagggaggttgattcgattgaaggagtagcactttttgatccctaaaagtacccccccatatgagtcttctcgatccaagcggataatgttaaaatcgtggaagttgaggtttatattagaagttagccatgtttcacatagggaaaatgcatcacaatgattgtaatttagcaagtgttttaatgaatcaattttggggataatacttctgcagttccactgtaaaacagtgatcagatccctgattccgtctaataagttagccatcgaaggatacgatcgctgtaaggaggggccattgttcagtcaactgttttaaaaatgttcttactgttggtagaatagcaaccagcaagcttttcataggatcggtaatgttgaaagctgtgaatatccagtccacaatgtcagaaaatttaaggaatcccgttttaggttgagtttctgactgtaaaattggagcacttgggatttttggtgccccggggagtgctgggaactcctggttgtatctcaatttcccaaaaccaggaggtattatcttcggatttgtaccagcccttccagttgatgaattatttttattttgtacccttgtttgggacaacctaggacccttacgaggaagttcaggtgagttttgattaggtcttttcctagagtttccaagcggagccaaagaatgcccctcgcaagggtcgttagaggcgttatcgtcagttggcaagagagcgaatgggttttcggagataagtggaacagctcttttaagcatttctgcgtaagagcgtctggagcgatctttggcggatcgcttcagtttatccgcgcgaagtttgtacgttgggcatgtcaaaagtgcatgcggattctccccacagtaaacacacttctcagcagggctactgcaagtatcatccgcatggcgttccccacatttaccgcaccgttgcttgttgctacagtaggtggccgtgtgacctagctgcttgcaattggaacaattcatgacccgcggtacaaacaggcgtacaggtagacgagctcctcccacttcaacgtagctcggaagtgcagatccggcgaaggttacgcgaaacgagtctgatggatagtaattaccatcttcgatggactttgagtgcaattgcttgcactccaaaatcttaactgattgaaggttagggtccttaaagcggccagccccatcattcatcagatcatcgacagttagacccgcatcacttaccacaccgtcgatctccacatcacgagaagggatgtagacgcgatactccagcgtaaagaggctatttctaacgatatcattggcctgtttcaagtcagtaacgactacgcgcagtttgtctgactgaacctttttaatctcggttacggccgagtaacgttttgtcagctcccgtgcaacagttatgctgtttaacggtttatttttgggccgaaagtataccacccaaggaccagcggatccatcctggtaaaccttgactcgggggggctgtgagacattgggggaaagtgggggaagtggatcgaccataacattatctgtctcagtatcagatatacgttcttcttcttcataatattcctcttcggagggtgatccttctgtttgttccattttgttgcgggagcaacacgctcgaccgcactgtttaacttaaatcaaaataaaaaatcaaaagcaataaaaagaaaaaaatcgataagaaaagtaaaaaacgaaacacttcaccagttggttcctgacgagctggtaggtgaattgatccttcgtttgttttattcgtcacccgcgtgaccttcacacattagagctgatatagctcgtctaaacaaagccgtctttcaggcaagaaaaatgtttagtaacgcacttcactgcactactttaactgatatcgcaggtaacaattatcactcgcgggactgtttattagtaatgctttactgcagcctctgccacagcaagcaccttcgtaccaccgaaaaaactaaaccacaccggagagaacaaaaagcacttgtttcccggtacaaagttgggttacgaatgacctataatttatcgaatggaatggGAAACTGTATATAGCTTAATTGCAATAACTGCAGTTCTAAAGTCGATCCATATGTAaatgttaatactcaaatgaaaggcaatagttacatttattagtttatttgtttttgtgagcaaatcttgcctcaatcaaaagttatagctgttcaaaaacgttgttgtccgcAAACaccatgggcatgaaggggttaagcgcaacttatttttcagtttatcaaactttggtcacagagaacagacatataagctagaacaaactttcccgaaaaacctgtgtaatcatttaaatgaatatatgttgaaaatcaccatcgcatacaggtttgcatgcgtgagtcatcattgcatccaagtttgcatacaagtcccgtatagcgattgctggccgatcgaagcgcggaccagtggcaagttgctacttgctgttgtcatttcaaagcgacagtttaatttcttacataagttgaaaattttacttgtatgtcagttctctgTGCTTTGGTGGAATGAATTACATTTTTGCTCTCGGATTCTGtttatttggcaaaaaaacacATTAAAATGGACCTCTTTCACTAAAGTCTCTCAATTAGCTTActagcaaatacaaatacatattTGTAATTTGATTTTCAGATTGTTAAACGTTGAAAATCTACTTAACTGCGCTCAAGCTATTTTGCATCGATTTCGGTACTTCCAAACGTTCGTTAAATACCTGATGATCGCTAATGGCACttgtaaatgtttacacacTTTTGAATGACTGTTTTTATTGTGCCTATTAGAACAAAAAATCccgtttttgaaaattttgtgttttgttttaGTGAAACGATTAATGTAAATTTGCCGTGCACGTTTTGAATTTGGATTGCGTTCATAGCTTCAAACgtcttattttatttgacaGCTATATCCattgaatttgattattattgttttgtgtttttcttTCAATCCTTTTCTCAATCGATCGGAACTTGtttttattaatttcttctgtTGGTTTTGTGTAAAACCCTTTCCCATCATGGAACCATCCAGTACGGCGACGTCAACCACTATGGAAAAACCAGCAGCGAAGACTTTCGCCGAAAAACACGCGGAACGGATGGAGCGCTTGCGAAAATTGCACATGCAGCGGAACGAAGCACGGAACTCTAACCACCAGGAAGTAGTCGCCGAGGACGAACGGAAAAAGCTTCCGACCAACTGGGAGGCACGGAAGCGACAAGCCGACTGGCTTATCGATGACAGCAAAGCAAAGGCGGAAGCAGAAGCCAAAGGATTGGATTATAATCGAgttaaaatgatgaaaatttctGCAGCTGAAGCGGACAGATTCGACaagctgaaagcgaagaaaagGAATGCTGATCCGGGATTTTCTGACTATGAAGCTCAGACAGCCAGGCAGTACAACCGGCTTATTAAAACCATGGAGCCAAGGGATTTGGTGAAGTATGAGGAGCAGAAGGAAAAGTATGGTGATGCGTTTTATGGAGGGCCGAATGTGGTATTGCAGGGAATGCATAAAGACTCACCGAAGGCTGTGGATAAAATGGTAAAAGATTTGGAGCAGCAAATTGATAAAAGGAAGAAGTTCTCACGTAGAAGAACACACAATGACGATGCCGATATTGATTACATCAATGAAAAGAATGCTCGGTTTAACAAGAAGCTGGAACGGTTTTATGGAGAGCACACGACAGAGATTAAGCAGAATTTGGAACGGGGAACGGCGATCTAAAAagatgttttatttttatctaaAATATTTCTCGTAAATCATGTAACGGGAGAAGCTTGCAAATGTAATGGGGTAATACATGTTCACCTATTGTAAAAAGTTTCCCAGTGTGTCATTTAACTGCTATACAATAAAATGATGCCCAACTGAGTTTTGTGTTTCTACGTCCCATGTGCGCTTAATTAGTAGTTTCTGCTCATACATAGACCTGTTCGGTGTACACTGAAGGTTATCTGAATCCTAAAGTTGCTTTTACAAGAacgatttggatttttttttgaaaagtgcTATCCTACTATGGTCTATGGTTATTCCATATAGTTGATAATGGCAGAAGTTGATTTGCATGACAGCAATACAAACCAAAATTTGATCGTTGTTTTCAGCATACTTTTCAGAAGCTAAAATTTTTAGTAATAAAAAATGTCGAAAGTTCaggcaaatacaaatatgtaataATAACTTGTATTTCGCTCAGTTATTTGAAATTGACAGTTTTACAAATTCCGAATTTCAAATTGCCAATTACAGAATTTTCAGCATTCTAGTTCCTAATACTGTGGAGGCGAGCAGtgtagtgtagttggtaaaacAATTGCTTTGCACACAGTACACCTGGATTCGTTTCCAAATCTATAAGGTGGCCAAATGGCTCTAAGGTTAAAACGTCTGTAATTACAAGTTGACGAGGAGAAATACGATAAAAGTTAAGATTTCTTATATCCTAAACTGTAACTAATCTAAGCCACCACTATTGGGGCCAAAGGGTCTGTTGGTGTAGAtacaacatcaaattttgagtaTTTCCTTAAATATTTATGTAAtagattttttgtaatatttaataattgaataaaaaactgAGAATTCAGTAATGGTGCTGTCAATTTGACAGTTTGaacgatttgtaattatttttttaagaaattgtaACCATATTCCTAGTTGAACATTATCGGTCTTAGCAAAGATTTTGACCACATGGGTTAACATCAACAGCACGTAACGTGTGAATGGGCACGCGAGAAAcggattaaattttttttctgagatgcgcgaaaaaaaaaacagattggAAACCTTTCATTCCGTTATTAAAAGCTAGCAGTGATACCAAATAATGGCTGGTTTGCATCGGCtgactcaaaaatttgacagttGCGCTGGCTCAATATGGCGTCATCGCATATTTCTTCCTAGAGGATGACTAAACTCACCTACCAAACGAAATGGCAAGAATGGCGTACCTGGTGATGATATTTCaactacattttattattattattatattgtcttcgaattaataaattttcgtacagactgaaatactatactaacttaaacctattttcactttgaacatttctctacttaagttaaagtcggaatgataaaaaacgctattgaagagctgacagcaaacatccaccgggttattctggccgtactgcgtgcgatgagtagagcgccaaaagaagtccattctccgcagagacctaccaggaacgttgaagtccagcttagcgagaagcagagggcagtcaatgttgtcagcgagaagatcgaacacaaaaagtcgctgcagaaaaactctcctgtttcgtagcgtaggcaggttgataagagcacaatgatgctcatacggtggtagttcaaatcgatttcgccagggaagccgtcgaagggcataccggacgaagctcttttgcacccgttctatgcgattaatgtgtacggtatgatacggggcccaaacgataactccttactctagaatgctgcgtaccagactgatgtacagtgccttcaggcagtagatgtcgttgaaatcttgggtgtttcgtttgatgagtcctagtactgcaAAGGCTTTAGCAGTAactgcattgaagtgttcgatgaaacgtagcttacggtcaagtataacaccaaggtccttgattgatgaaactcgttttactggggcagcgctcactgcatactcaaacgtaattggcgagagtGTTCGTGTAaatgtgattatgttgcatttctgaatgtttatagtcattccgtttctatcacaccaactcatgatcctatctatgtccatctgaagtgcacaacaatctaccagagttgttatgatgcgataaattttcagatcatctgcgtacatcaccttacacgatgtcaattcgctgcaaatgtcattcacaaagagcacgaagagaagaggtccaaggtgactcccttgaggtacacccgatgtgatgtcgaatgggtctgaaagtacagttccaagtcgcacagatgcactgcggtttgtaaggtacgagaagatccaattagtcacccagtccggaaatccgattcgcctcaacttttcaacagctagctgatgaggaaggcgatcgaaggctttggagaaatctacatacactgcatcaatttgttgtcgtttctctaatttatcaatcagcgttgacacatagctcattaagttcgtcgttgttgagcgctttctaacaaacccatgctgatctgtagtgatgatgtgttttactgcagggtagagaatatctaacagcatactttcaaaaacttttgggagGCAGCTCAGGATTGAAATTCCTCTGTAATTTATGACGTCATGGACGTTACCGGCTTTATGAATTGGTGTTATTTGACTAGGCCTTTATTTTTTACACAACTTTTACTTGCGAGatagacgtctgttctctgtgttacaATGTATAAGATactttagggcatgttcaggagtgtttcagttctatagatttataattttgacagttttattGGCATTTTGCTGCAAAGCTCAATTACCTGCTGCGACATCTACGAATTAATATTATAAACAAGATAAGGTGGATGTTTATGCGTTTTTCATTTCTACAATAagtaatttgattaattttttaatgtttttccgTAAATATGCATCAATATAGTAAATAatgcacggttaaataaaacaacctgcagaaaagttcttttaacttacttttgagttgtgcgtcgctttcgcacttattagtgttgtcaaaaacaaaacgagaggttcgactcagtcgagatcttccgtggaggaaggtacttttgagttgtttggggtgaactcaaaattaggtaaattcaacttaaatttgagtataaaaaacctatcaatgagttgtaatttttgccgtggttaaatggaaactaccttcaacacggtttacctaattttaagttcccccacgataccacgagattgagtcaaaggtattcaattttaggtagttttttgtttccgtGTGGACTCAGAGGGGAAGAAAAACAATTTGGAAGTTAATGATAAACGTTTCTAGTagatgtgtatgtgaaaaatgTGTATATTGTGCTTCTAGGTCAGGGTTCACAACCGCCCGAGTTAAgaatatttctcgacaaacatatgattacggcctaaaagccaactgtcaaaatccactttgaatggaaattccagacaaaccgttactagtcgac carries:
- the LOC131691948 gene encoding pre-mRNA-splicing factor Syf2, coding for MEPSSTATSTTMEKPAAKTFAEKHAERMERLRKLHMQRNEARNSNHQEVVAEDERKKLPTNWEARKRQADWLIDDSKAKAEAEAKGLDYNRVKMMKISAAEADRFDKLKAKKRNADPGFSDYEAQTARQYNRLIKTMEPRDLVKYEEQKEKYGDAFYGGPNVVLQGMHKDSPKAVDKMVKDLEQQIDKRKKFSRRRTHNDDADIDYINEKNARFNKKLERFYGEHTTEIKQNLERGTAI